The Sinobacterium caligoides genomic interval TTCAGCGTTTTCACCGTGTCGTTTTGAGTGGGCTTTAGAAGCTGTCTCGGTGACGACGGAGGCGAAATATACGGAGGTAGTGGCGATGGTGCAAGAAGTTTCTTCTCATTTCACAACATGCGTTAAAGTTAGAATCTAGCGCAACAAACTTTACCCCCTATAACGACAACTACTTCACCACCCGCAAACTTGGACGACCACTCTTAACCGGCGGCTCTGTTGGCGCTGGAGGCTCTGGTGGCGGATCCTCAGCCTCAAACAAGGTCCCCTCGCCATTTTCCTTCGCGTAGATACCAAGCAAAGCATAAAACGGCACAAACACGTCCATAGGCGTACCTGCAAACCTAGCATTAAACGAAAGATACTCACCTTCTATTTCTAAGCTCCGTACGGCCCCGGGAGCAATATTCAGTACTATCCTACCATCCTGAATAAACTGCTCGGGGACGACAACATCACGAAGCAAAGCATCAACAATAATGTACGGAGTACAGTCATTGTCCAGAATCCAATCATATGTCGCCCTTAATATATAAGGGCGGCGAGAGGTCATTGTCATATCGCTACAGCCTCATTACTACAAGCAACATATTAAAGCTTTATCTGCAGGCGCATTTCGAGCTCTGCCTCAGAAAGACTGGCTTGGAACGACTCGCGAGCAAACAGACGCTCCATGTACTCATGCAACGGCTTTGTCTGCTTGGTTTTCGGAATCTCAATACCTAGATTAGGCAGACGCCAGAGTATAGGAGCCATACAGCAATCGACCAAGGTAAAATCATCACTCATAAAGTAAGGCTTCTCAGAGAAAATCAACGCGACGCCGGTCAAACTCTCACGCAATTCTTTTCGAGCCGTATCAGCCTCTTTAACCTTTGATTTCGGATCCTCAATTATATCAACAAGACGACACCAATCACGCTCGATGCGATACATCCAAAGACGGCTTTGGCCGCGAGCAACAGGATAGACTGGCAGTAACGGGGGATGCGGGAAGCGCTCATCCAAATACTCCATCATTACTTTCGACTCATACAGAACCAGATCCCTATCCAGCAATGTTGGAAGACCGTTGTATGGATTCAAGTCCGCCAGCTCAGCCGGCTTATTCTCAATATCGACATCGACGATATCAACAGTTACACCTTTCTCTGCCAACACGATGCGGACGCGGTGGCTGTAATGACTAGACCCGTCAGAGAAAAACGTCATGGAAGATCGCTTAGCAACTACACCCATCAAAATATCCTCAAAATTTCATTTTTTAAAAACACAAAAACAGCAGTGCCAGCTGACACTACTGTTATTACTAAAACGAGCAATCCGCCTTAGTGAATATCTTTCCAATACTCGCGATTGAGCAAGTAGACAAAGATAAACAAGACACACAAGAATAACAGTACATACATACCAATCTTGTGACTCTTCATTTTCGTAGGCTCACCAACATAGGCCAAGAAGTTGGTCAAATCATAAACAACCGCTTCATACTCCTTATCGCTAAGCCCAGTACCCTCAACATGCTCAACACGACCACACTGGTGCTCGGGATCTTCCTGCGGGTTGCCCGTTAACGGGTCACGCTTGACACCACCGTTGGCTGCGATCGCCCACGCAGGCTTACAAACCGTTAAACCCTGCAGCTCTCGCAAAGCATGCGGCATACCCACATCCTTAAACACTAGGTTGTTCACACCCCAAGGGCGAGAGCTATCTTGATAGAAGCTTAGCAGATAGGTGTAAACCCAGTCTTCACCACGAGCACGAGTCACCAAGGTCAGATCCGGCGGTGCCACACCAAACCACTTCTTAGCGTCCTTAGGCGTCATACCATTAGTCATGAGATCACCAATCTTTGAGTCATCAAAGATCAGATTATCCATAACCAGCTGATCGGGAATACCCAGATCTTCTGCGACGCGACCATAACGCGAGTAGGAAGCCTCATGACACCCCATACAGTAATTAACAAAGGTCTGAGCACCGCGCTGCAAAGAAGGCTTATCCGTTGGATCTACCGTAACCTTTTTGCACTCAATAGTGCCGCAAGACATCTCTTCTGCAGCCATAGCCACGAGGGGCAGCATTGACATCGTCAAAACAATTAACAATTTTTTCATTTCATTGTCACCCTATCTGGAACCGGCTTAGTCTTCTCTATAGAGGTATACCAAGGCATCAATACAAAGAACGCAAAGTACAACACGGTACATAT includes:
- a CDS encoding ClpXP protease specificity-enhancing factor, with the protein product MTMTSRRPYILRATYDWILDNDCTPYIIVDALLRDVVVPEQFIQDGRIVLNIAPGAVRSLEIEGEYLSFNARFAGTPMDVFVPFYALLGIYAKENGEGTLFEAEDPPPEPPAPTEPPVKSGRPSLRVVK
- a CDS encoding glutathione S-transferase N-terminal domain-containing protein; translation: MGVVAKRSSMTFFSDGSSHYSHRVRIVLAEKGVTVDIVDVDIENKPAELADLNPYNGLPTLLDRDLVLYESKVMMEYLDERFPHPPLLPVYPVARGQSRLWMYRIERDWCRLVDIIEDPKSKVKEADTARKELRESLTGVALIFSEKPYFMSDDFTLVDCCMAPILWRLPNLGIEIPKTKQTKPLHEYMERLFARESFQASLSEAELEMRLQIKL